One Bacteroidota bacterium DNA window includes the following coding sequences:
- a CDS encoding ROK family protein, translating into MKSNRKQAHAQVTTFNSKVVRNLNRSVILNLIREAGPISRVRIAELTNLNKSTVSNIVAGLLEEQLLLEEVAKDGSVGRNPINLHLRTGNHIFGAIYFDSVTTKIAIVDIDGTIKQSVDLETETAWPDRFVKLCLERLDALRKQFHFPEFTGIGVSVAGIVDSALSKVVFAPNLGWDDLDLAQIVRDCCPGVEIVALENDAKASAVAELWFGKHNLDLSSFVFLLVDRGIGAGIVVDKRVLYGESHAAGEFGHMTLIEDGDPCSCGNAGCWEVYASDRATVQRYITAKKIDPARTPRVSMDDIIEQSRDHDEIPRKVLVESAYYIGLGVANIIKSVDPQAIIIGGKITQAWDIMYPEIMKTLNKRAFFGKQGETRILPASLPTPPLLGAAALSIRKFFTDYRVTL; encoded by the coding sequence ATGAAATCGAATCGCAAACAAGCGCATGCCCAGGTCACGACCTTCAATTCGAAGGTTGTCAGAAATCTCAATCGTTCCGTGATACTTAACCTGATACGAGAGGCCGGGCCGATCTCGCGGGTCAGGATTGCGGAGCTCACCAATCTCAACAAGAGCACCGTCTCCAATATTGTCGCGGGCCTGCTTGAAGAACAACTCCTGCTCGAGGAGGTTGCGAAAGACGGGTCGGTCGGCCGGAACCCGATCAACTTGCATCTCAGGACGGGGAATCACATCTTCGGTGCGATCTATTTCGATTCGGTGACTACCAAAATCGCGATCGTCGACATCGACGGCACCATAAAACAAAGCGTCGACCTCGAAACAGAAACTGCATGGCCGGATCGGTTTGTCAAGCTGTGTCTCGAGCGGCTCGACGCGCTCAGAAAGCAGTTTCATTTTCCCGAGTTCACCGGGATCGGGGTCTCGGTGGCGGGGATTGTCGACTCCGCGCTTTCGAAAGTCGTCTTTGCGCCGAATCTGGGGTGGGATGATCTGGACCTGGCTCAGATCGTGCGTGATTGCTGTCCGGGAGTGGAGATCGTCGCCCTCGAGAACGACGCGAAGGCGTCGGCCGTGGCCGAGCTCTGGTTCGGCAAGCACAACCTGGATCTCTCGAGCTTCGTGTTTTTGCTTGTCGACCGCGGAATCGGTGCGGGGATCGTCGTCGACAAGAGAGTGCTGTACGGCGAATCGCACGCGGCCGGAGAGTTCGGCCACATGACGCTGATCGAAGACGGGGACCCCTGCTCCTGCGGGAACGCCGGATGCTGGGAAGTGTACGCTTCCGACCGGGCGACGGTTCAGCGATACATTACGGCGAAGAAGATCGACCCGGCGCGCACTCCCCGCGTCTCGATGGACGACATCATCGAGCAGTCGAGGGATCACGACGAGATCCCCAGGAAGGTTCTGGTGGAATCTGCCTACTATATCGGGCTGGGGGTCGCCAACATCATCAAATCGGTGGATCCGCAGGCGATCATCATCGGCGGAAAAATCACCCAGGCCTGGGATATCATGTATCCGGAGATCATGAAGACGCTGAACAAACGGGCCTTCTTCGGAAAGCAAGGGGAGACCAGGATACTCCCCGCTTCGTTGCCCACGCCTCCCCTCCTGGGTGCGGCAGCGTTATCGATAAGAAAATTTTTCACCGATTACAGGGTGACACTCTGA